A single window of Zea mays cultivar B73 chromosome 10, Zm-B73-REFERENCE-NAM-5.0, whole genome shotgun sequence DNA harbors:
- the LOC100272338 gene encoding uncharacterized protein LOC100272338, whose protein sequence is MGSTGDTTMAEAEAPAPVGDYELLERLGGRPPYTSVWRAVSRSTGTPVAVKQVRLTGLPARLRDSLDCEVRFLAAVSHPNIIRLIDVVQTQSCLYLVLELCEGGDLAAFIRRNGSVDERVARNFMKQIGAGLQVLHRHHVVHRDLKPQNILLSSPRSSDAILKISDFGLARFLGPGEYADTSCGSCLYMAPEVMLFQKYNDKVDMWSIGAILFELLNGYPPFYGRSNVQLLQYINRSTSLPFSEPLASTLGPDCVDICTRLLCTNPVKRLSFQEFLDHRFFRV, encoded by the exons ATGGGGAGCACCGGCGACACGACGATGGCCGAGGCGGAGGCGCCGGCGCCGGTGGGTGACTACGAGCTGCTGGAGCGCCTGGGGGGGCGTCCCCCGTACACGTCCGTGTGGCGAGCGGTCTCCCGGTCCACCGGCACGCCCGTGGCTGTGAAGCAGGTGCGGCTCACCGGCCTCCCCGCGCGCCTCCGCGACAGCCTCGACTGCGAGGTCCGCTTCCTCGCCGCCGTCAGCCACCCCAACATCATCCGCCTCATCGACGTCGTCCAG ACCCAGAGCTGCCTTTACCTCGTCCTGGAGCTCTGCGAGGGCGGGGACCTGGCGGCCTTCATCCGGCGCAATGGGAGCGTAGACGAGCGCGTGGCCAGAAATTTTATGAAACAGATCG GAGCTGGCTTACAAGTGCTGCACCGGCACCATGTCGTCCACCGGGACTTGAAACCTCAG AATATCCTGCTCTCTTCTCCGAGAAGCAGCGATGCGATCCTCAAGATATCTGATTTTGGTCTTGCAAG GTTTCTTGGACCCGGGGAGTACGCAGACACATCTTGTGGTTCTTGTTTGTACATGGCCCCAGAAGTGATGCTGTTTCAAAAGTACAATGACAAG GTAGACATGTGGAGCATCGGCGCGATCCTATTTGAGCTCTTGAATGGCTACCCGCCATTCTATGGCAGAAGCAACGTGCAG CTGCTTCAGTACATCAACAGAAGCACGTCTCTCCCGTTCTCGGAACCACTGGCGTCTACCTTAGGCCCCGATTGTGTCGATATATGCACCAGGCTACTATGCACTAATCCAG TGAAGCGTCTGTCCTTCCAAGAGTTCTTGGACCACCGCTTCTTCAGAGTATGA
- the LOC100272338 gene encoding uncharacterized protein isoform X1, translating to MGSTGDTTMAEAEAPAPVGDYELLERLGGRPPYTSVWRAVSRSTGTPVAVKQVRLTGLPARLRDSLDCEVRFLAAVSHPNIIRLIDVVQTQSCLYLVLELCEGGDLAAFIRRNGSVDERVARNFMKQIGAGLQVLHRHHVVHRDLKPQNILLSSPRSSDAILKISDFGLARFLGPGEYADTSCGSCLYMAPEVMLFQKYNDKKQRAGGCPSCLSGILNSTTLMAVSLQLLQYINRSTSLPFSEPLASTLGPDCVDICTRLLCTNPVKRLSFQEFLDHRFFRV from the exons ATGGGGAGCACCGGCGACACGACGATGGCCGAGGCGGAGGCGCCGGCGCCGGTGGGTGACTACGAGCTGCTGGAGCGCCTGGGGGGGCGTCCCCCGTACACGTCCGTGTGGCGAGCGGTCTCCCGGTCCACCGGCACGCCCGTGGCTGTGAAGCAGGTGCGGCTCACCGGCCTCCCCGCGCGCCTCCGCGACAGCCTCGACTGCGAGGTCCGCTTCCTCGCCGCCGTCAGCCACCCCAACATCATCCGCCTCATCGACGTCGTCCAG ACCCAGAGCTGCCTTTACCTCGTCCTGGAGCTCTGCGAGGGCGGGGACCTGGCGGCCTTCATCCGGCGCAATGGGAGCGTAGACGAGCGCGTGGCCAGAAATTTTATGAAACAGATCG GAGCTGGCTTACAAGTGCTGCACCGGCACCATGTCGTCCACCGGGACTTGAAACCTCAG AATATCCTGCTCTCTTCTCCGAGAAGCAGCGATGCGATCCTCAAGATATCTGATTTTGGTCTTGCAAG GTTTCTTGGACCCGGGGAGTACGCAGACACATCTTGTGGTTCTTGTTTGTACATGGCCCCAGAAGTGATGCTGTTTCAAAAGTACAATGACAAG AAGCAACGTGCAGGTGGCTGCCCCTCTTGTCTATCTGGAATTCTGAATTCAACAACACTGATGGCCGTCTCCCTTCAGCTGCTTCAGTACATCAACAGAAGCACGTCTCTCCCGTTCTCGGAACCACTGGCGTCTACCTTAGGCCCCGATTGTGTCGATATATGCACCAGGCTACTATGCACTAATCCAG TGAAGCGTCTGTCCTTCCAAGAGTTCTTGGACCACCGCTTCTTCAGAGTATGA
- the LOC100281808 gene encoding ATP binding protein, translated as MEDDDTEGVGESTCPPAADRGGSSSAGGGGGDSHSYTDIEKEVFDRLMEKRIPEVVADPVAFREELRRHFERLPLSYAVDVNVDKAEDVLLHRRILNECAHPENRPIFHVGFLNCIPPSVDPQYNTQSISTSENGNCGGSQDSTLRKFEPCEGIEDLSLTGQKVVVDSVASSSRGDEEILHVHEIIFSTIDKPKLLAQLSALLSEVGLNIREAHVFSTTDGFCLDVFVVDGWDTKETDTLLQILKETAARNHASLSNPTNSAASERVLELQEKIGDSNIDRNFLQIGEKIASGSSGDLHRGTYQGMDVAVKFLRTEHVNDSSKVEFLQEIIILKSVNHDNVVRFYGACTKQRKYVIVTEYMPGGNLYDFLHTLKNTLDLPTVLRIAIGISKGMDYLHQNNIIHRDLKTANLLMGSDYVVKIADFGVSRNPSQGGDMTAETGTYRWMAPEVINHKPYDHRADIFSFAVVLWELVTSKIPYRNLTPLQAALGVRQGMRLEIPSWVNPQLSKLIQRCWDENPNLRPSFSEITAELEGMLRDHQASKGSNKHSKAKAHKKSQREAE; from the exons ATGGAGGACGATGACACCGAGGGTGTAGGCGAGAGCACCTGTCCCCCCGCCGCCGACCGAGGAGGCTCCTcctcggccggcggcggcggcggcgactcgCACAGTTACACTGACATAGAGAAGGAGGTCTTCGACCGTCTCATGGAGAAGAGAATCCCGGAGGTCGTCGCGGACCCGGTGGCCTTCCGCGAAGAGCTCCGCCGCCACTTCGAGCGCCTGCCGCTGAG CTACGCCGTCGATGTGAACGTCGACAAGGCGGAGGACGTGCTGCTGCACCGGAGGATTCTCAACGAGTGCGCTCACCCTGAAAATCGCCCCATCTTCCATGTGGGCTTCCTGAAC TGCATCCCGCCCTCGGTGGATCCACAGTATAACACTCAGTCCATCTCTACGAGCGAAAACGGTAATTGTGGGGGTTCTCAGGATTCCACTTTGAG AAAATTTGAGCCATGCGAAGGGATCGAGGACCTCAGTTTAACTGGACAAAAAGTTGTGGTTGACTCTGTGGCCAGTTCTTCGAG GGGAGATGAAGAAATCCTCCATGTTCATGAAATTATTTTTTCTACCATTGACAAACCAAAGCTCCTCGCTCAG CTATCTGCTTTGTTGTCTGAAGTTGGACTGAACATCCGTGAAGCTCATGTCTTCTCAACGACTGATGGCTTTTGTTTGGATGTATTTGTTGTTGATGGCTGGGATACAAAG GAGACAGATACTTTGCTACAGATTCTCAAGGAGACAGCGGCACGAAATCAT GCCTCATTATCAAACCCAACCAATTCTGCAGCCTCAGAAAGAGTACTGGAACTACAAGAGAAGATTGGTGATTCAAATATTGACAGGAATTTTCTGCAGATTGGGGAGAAGATTGCATCTGGATCTTCCGGGGACTT GCATCGAGGAACTTATCAAGGTATGGATGTTGCAGTAAAGTTCCTCAGAACCGAACATGTTAATGACTCGTCAAAGGTGGAGTTTTTACAAGAAATAATTATTCTAAA GAGTGTTAATCATGATAATGTTGTTCGATTCTACGGGGCATGCACAAAGCAGAGAAAATATGTCATCGTGACAG AGTATATGCCTGGAGGCAATCTGTATGATTTTCTTCACACGCTAAAAAATACTTTGGATCTCCCAACGGTTCTCAGGATTGCTATCGGCATCTCCAAGGGGATGGATTATTTGCACCAAAATAACATCATCCATCGGGACTTGAAGACTGCCAATTTGCTTATGGGCTCTGATTAT GTTGTGAAGATTGCAGACTTTGGAGTCTCAAGGAATCCATCTCAAGGTGGAGACATGACTGCTGAAACTGGTACCTACAGATGGATGGCACCTGAG GTAATAAACCATAAGCCGTACGATCACAGGGCAGATATCTTCAGCTTTGCTGTGGTTCTGTGGGAGCTGGTCACTTCAAAG ATACCATACAGAAATCTGACACCCTTGCAAGCTGCACTGGGAGTAAGGCAG GGAATGCGGTTGGAGATCCCGTCATGGGTCAATCCACAACTGTCTAAACTGATTCAGCGTTGCTGGGACGAAAATCCTAACCTGCGCCCCTCTTTCTCAGAGATCACTGCAGAGCTGGAAGGCATGTTAAGGGATCATCAG GCCTCCAAGGGAAGCAACAAACATTCGAAGGCAAAGGCACACAAAAAATCGCAGAGAGAGGCAGAATAA